The Monodelphis domestica isolate mMonDom1 chromosome 7, mMonDom1.pri, whole genome shotgun sequence genome window below encodes:
- the DCTPP1 gene encoding dCTP pyrophosphatase 1 has protein sequence MLGGSDPESTAAAAEPAAAAGAGCNTPFSFSPEPTLEDIRRLQSEFVAERDWDQFHKPRNLLLALVGEVGELAELFQWKPDGGPGPLSWSEAERGALGEELSDVLIYLVALASRCHIDLPQAVLAKMETNRRHYPVHLARGSSCKYTELPHGATPKAESLGPATGATECAPVSRGEEATS, from the exons ATGCTAGGGGGCAGCGACCCCGAGAGCACGGCAGCAGCTGCGGaaccagcagcagcagcgggaGCGGGGTGCAATACCCCATTTAGCTTCAGCCCGGAGCCCACGCTGGAAGACAT TCGGCGCCTCCAGTCAGAGTTTGTAGCTGAACGAGATTGGGACCAGTTCCATAAACCACGGAACCTCCTCCTGGCCCTTGTTGGGGAAGTGGGAGAGCTGGCGGAGCTCTT TCAGTGGAAGCCTGATGGTGGACCTGGACCCCTGTCCTGGTCTGAAGCAGAACGAGGGGCCTTAGGTGAGGAACTCAGTGATGTCCTTATCTACCTGGTTGCCTTGGCATCACGATGTCATATTGACCTGCCACAGGCTGTGCTGGCCAAGATGGAGACCAACCGGCGCCACTACCCAGTCCACCTTGCTCGTGGCTCTTCCTGCAAGTACACAGAGTTGCCGCACGGAGCCACACCGAAGGCTGAGAGCCTTGGCCCTGCCACAGGAGCCACTGAATGTGCACCTGTCTCCAGAGGAGAGGAGGCTACCAGCTAA